Genomic DNA from Bacteroidota bacterium:
TTGTAATTGGTCAACTTTCTTTTCAAGGGTTTCAATTTTTTTGTTTTGCGTCTCAATTATTTTCTGTTGTTCTTGCATACCTTTTATCAAAAAAGGAATTAATGCGTTGTAGTCCACGGCATAATATCCTTTAACTAAAGGAATATTGTCTATTGCTAAAGGGATATTATCCATAACCTGTTGTCCTATAACAGGTTTTTTTGATGATACCACATTGTTTTTCTCTTTAACTAAAGATACATTATCTATTACTTGTTTTCCTGTAACGGATTTTTTTGATGGGTCTATAATATCTTTTGTCGGGTCGGGCATATATTTTGTATTGTTCACTAATTCAGGAAAAACTTTTTCCAATTCTTGCGCTATTAAGCCAACCTGTTTTCCTTCATTCCCTTTGTACATAGGATATTTATCCGCATCATAGTAATATTGACATGGATTTAGTTTCATGATTTTATCTAATGTTCCATCTGCTATTGGAGTAATATCTTTTTTAAATCTTCTATCAGAATTTGTCCAAAAGTCTCCTGAAGCAAGACCGCCTCCTGCGCCAACAACTATTCCCCAATAGGTAGCTGGATTAGCTGTTGTGACATACATTCCTTCACCTGTTCCGTTAAATTGCCCGGCATTACCAGTAGTAGTAGTAGAACCAGCGTATAATCCCGTTTCTGTGCCGCTAAATGCACCCCCGCTACCGTTTACAAGAGTAGTAGATGTTGCGAGATTATTACCAGTTCCAACAACACCTGTTCCTGTAGCATTTGTTCCTAAAGAAAAACTGCCGAATGAAGTCCCGTTTGCAGCAACTCCGCACCCGCCAGTTATTACACTTCCAGGAGTAATATTATTCCCTAATCCAATAATACCTGAACCTGAAGCATTGGCATTAAATCCGCGCACACCGGAAACATTTGTTCCGTTTGCCATTCCAATAACACCATAATTGGTTGCGGAGATTCCATACACTCCTGCACCTCCGGCAGTATTATTTCCGAAAACACCAATTCCTGTGCTGGTTTGCTCTCCATATATTGCAGCACCTGTTCCAGAAACATATCCGTTAACTGCATAATCGCCAAGTAAACTAATTGCGCCAGCATAGCCGTTTCCATAGGAAGAAAAAACATCACCCGCCTGAACGGCTGCACTGTTTACAACCGTAGATCCGGAAGAAAGTGAACGCATTCTTTCCGTGTTAGAAGTCTTTGTAACAAAATCATTTCCATCAGTAGTACCTACAAAATTTGTTGCAGCATTTGTTCCTGCGTTACCCAAAATCCACCATGCTGTTTGCGATGGTCCGGTAGGACCGGTAACTCCATTGGTTCCGTTTGTACCTGCAGTTCCCGTTGTACCTGTTACGCCATTAGCACCGGCAGGTCCGGTAGTACCCGCAGCTCCATTTGTTCCGGCAGGGCCAGTGGGTCCTGTTGGTCCGTTTCCGCTTCCTGTTGGTCCAACAGGTCCGGTTGGTCCGGTCATTCCGTTTGTTCCAGCAGGACCCGTTGGACCAGCAGCTCCGCCACCGCCTGCATTACAAAGAGATTTCCATGCTGATGCTGTTGAATTGTAATAACAGAAACAAGAAGAGTCTGTATTATAAACGATAAGTCCGTTTGTAGTGGCAGAAACAGGAATTAAATTCATTGAGGCAGTATTCATTCTTGGAATGAGCACGCCTTTATCATTGAGAGGAGATACCACATCAAGCATTGCGGAGGAGTTCGGAGTAAGAGTTCCGATGCCCACGTTGTTGTTTTGCGCATCACTTTTTTGTGAAGCGAGAAAAGCAATTGCAAGAATTGCGAATGAGAAAAGAGTTATTTTTTTCATGCGATAAAAAATTTGTTTATGTTTAAAATCAATATTCAAATCACCCTCTCTTGTTTCATGGCGAGAAAAAAAATGGAGAGTAATTTAACAACCTACAAACTTACATAATAAAATCAGGATGACAAAAACAAAAAAAAGGGAAACAAATTTCGGGGTTGTCAGAGTTAAAGCCCTATGCTGACACCCATCCGTATTTGGGGATTTGGAAAAGGGTTAAAGGGCTCATCGTTCAGGTTCCACAGAGCCATGATGTTAAGGGACGCGTTGCCTGCAGCCTGTCTTAATCCTCCACCCACCCATACATTGTTCAGGTTAAAACGTTTTGAACTGTATGGATTCCAGGGTCCATTTAATAATTCATACTCTCCGTGCAGAAATAAAAAATCGGTAACTATGAAGCGATTAAAAATGCTTCCTCCATAAATATTCAGTTCATAAGGGGGAGTATATCTTCTGTCAGCAAGATAGATATACCGGATACCAACACCTGCTGAATATCTTTCTGTGATTTTGTATCCAATATCAGGAGCAACATTTATGAGTGTGATATTTCCGAATTGAAGCCCGATTCCTCCGCCCCCGTAAACTCTATCCCAACTCCAGAATTCTTTTTTTTCTTTCACTGGCTTTGGAGGAGTGAAATCCTGAGAGAAGGCGGAAGCAGGCAGTAGCAGCAAGCAGCAAACAAATACAAAAAATAATTTCTTTATGACTGATGATCTGTGCAATCTGTTTTTAATTTGTGTACTCATTATTCAAAAATCAATTTGCAATTTACCCATTCATCATCAAATACCGTACTGTATTTTTTATAAAAATTAAAGGCGGGTTCGTTCCAGTTCAAAACCTGCCATTCTAATTTTCTGACCTTCATTTTTTTTGCAACAGCAACTACTTGCTCAAATAATTTTTTTCCGATTCCCGAACCTCGCATTGATTCTGTAACAATGATGTCGTCAAGATAAATGCATTTTCCTTTCCATGTAGAATATTTTATGTAGTACAACGCAATGCCTGCGATTTTATTCTCAGAAGTTTCCGCCACAAAGCAATCAAACATTTTCTTTTTTCCGAAACCATCCCGCTTCAGTTCTCTCAAAGTTACTTTAACTTCGTTTGGTGCTTTTTCGTAAGTGGCTAATTCTTTTATAAGTGAAAGAACAGATGGTATATCTTTTTTTTTCGCCTTGCGGATAAGAATTTTCATCAAAATACAAATATAATTCGCGAAAATACGAATATCGAAATCAATGATGATTTTCTTTTATCAGAATTTGTATATTCGTCCTTCATTTGATACTCGTACACTATGAGAATAAAAACGCTCGGACAGTTTATTATTGAAAAGCAAGCAGACTTTCCCTATTCAAAGGGAGAGCTTTCGCGCTTGCTCAGAGATATTGGCATAGCCGCAAAAATCGTTCACCGCGAAGTCAACAAAGCCGGACTGGCTGATATTCTTGGCATGACGGGAGAAACAAATATTCAAGGTGAGCAGGTAAAAAAATTAGATGTGTTTGCAAACGAACAGTTCATTGCTGCATTAAAAGCAGGAGGTGAATGCTGCGCCATTGCGTCTGAAGAGAACGAAGATATAATTCCTGTTGACAATGAGGTTTCCAAGAATGCGAAATATGTAGTGGCAATTGATCCGCTTGACGGCTCGTCAAACATTGATGTGAATGTTTCGGTAGGGACAATTTTTTCTGTTTACAGAAGGATTTCTCTTTCGGGCGCTGGTTCGCTGGAGGATTTTCTTCAACGCGGAACGGAACAAGTTGCAGCAGGATACATTATATATGGTTCGTCAACCATGTTGGTTTACACTACGGGCAAAGGCGTGAATGGCTTTACACTTGATCCGAGCATTGGCGAATTTTGTTTATCACATCCTGAAATGAAAACTCCCCGGCTTGGAAAAACCTATTCTATCAACGAAGGCTATTATGTTCATTTCCCCGATGGCGTGAAAAAATTCATCAAGTATTGTCAGGAAGAAGATCCAAAAACCAACCGTCCGTATTCTTCGCGCTACATTGGCTCAGCCGTGGCAGACATTCACCGCAACTTAATCACGGGTGGAATTTTTATTTATCCGATTACGTCACAAAATCCGAAAGGAAAACTCCGCCTCATTTACGAAAGCAATCCGCTGTCATTCATCATTGAACAGGCAGGTGGAAAAGCGACTGACGGCATAAAAAGAATCTTAGATATTGAACCCACCTCCGTTCACCAGCGCACACCGTTCTTCATCGGCTCTTCAGAAATGGTAGATGTGGCAGCAGAATTTATGGTGAAATATTCTACCATAAACGCTTAGCACAACTTTCATTTTGTTTTTTCTCTGATGACTTCCTGAAAAGATTTGTTTTTAATTTTACTTTCCAGCCACGAAACAATGTCAAAGTATTTGAAAATATAATAGTGCATTTTGTCTTTGGGAACATTTTCCAATTCTTTTTTCACCGCGCTGAATGCTTCGACAGGATTTTTTTCTTTATCCGATTGCGGAAGTTTTTTGAGCAAATCCATCATAACTGTTTCCACTTTTGAAATATGACTTTTTTTAAGAAGAAAGCGATGGAAGGACTGAACAAGGTAAGGAAGAATTTCATGATGACCTGAATCATAATGCGCAATGAGGTAAAAAATATTCAGAAAGTATTGCGCTTCAGGATTGACAGACATGTCAAATTCATTTCGGAGAATATTCATGTAATGAATGCTCTGTTTCAGATTTCCGAGATAAAAAAATGAAATGGAAATATTGGTGAGCAAAGCAATTTTTTCATAATTGCTGAGTTCGTCCGTGTGTTTTTCAAGTTCGGTGATGACCGCGAAAATTTTTTTCTCCAGTTCTTTTAATTTTCCGGTGTGATACAGGTAGTGAAGCAAGGCATTGTCGTGCAGGTAAAAATATTTCGCACGGAGCGAATACGTGCGTGCATAATCAAAAGTAGCCGCGAGTTTTTTCAGGAATTCGTAAGCGCCATCGTATTTTTTCTGCTCGCTTCGCACATAAAACAAATTGCTCAGCAGCACCATGTATAACTTGATGTTGTTTTTCATGTGCGCGGGCGAAGAAAGGCAAAGAGCAGCGGCTTTTTCGCCTTCCATGCATGCGGCATCTAAATTCCCTTTTGCATACCAGAAGAAAAATTTTGCTTCATAGATTCTGAGCTTGCCGGAGAAAGTTTTTATCTCCTCCGCTTTTTTGAAATACGGGCTCTTCATCAGATCTTCAGCCTGCTCTATTATTTTTTTATTCCGAGTTCGGTAATAATGATTGTAAAGGTTTACCATCTGTAAACTCAAACTGCGGCAAATAAGGGTGTCGCTGAGCAACTCGGATGTTTTTGCGGTTTCTTCAATCAGCTTTTCAAGATTGGGCAAATCATATTGTTCAAGATAGGCATTGAACTCCCACTGGGTTTGAATTTCCAGCAAGGCGTGAAAAAGTTCAAGTTCATTTGCGTCTTTTCTTGCCCGCTGCAGTGTTTTCATGGATTGGTCATACAATCCTTTTTTCTGCAGCAGTTCAGCGCGGTAGATATTTCTTCGAACCGTTGAATGGGTGCTCGAATCGCGGTGATAAAATTCAAGCGCGTCAAGAATCCTGGAATACAAATAATTTTTTGCGACAGGAAATTGTTTCAGGAACGCCTGCCCTTTGAATTGTTTCTTGATGGATTCTTCGTCAAACTCTTTTTGTTTTGCCATGGCATCAAACAGCAGGAGGTATTTGTTATCCTGCTTGCCGTGCAGTTCGGAAAATTTTTTGAAGTAGCGTTTTTCCGTTTTGCTCATTGAGTTGATGAGCAGGAATAAATCATGCGAAGGCGTCTTCATTAGATGCCTAAGATATGAATTATGTGTATTGCCGGATAAAAATTATTCAGAATGGAATGAATACGGGTTGTGCTATGAAAAGCACAATAAGAAGGATGATGAAGAAGGATGTTAAAAGCAGGAAAAAAGAGTGATAAGATGCTAAGATTTTGCAGGGGATTGCATTGCTTCTCTGAAGCTATTATCGGATATTTGCTTATCGCCATGAAGCAAAAAACAAATTCCTTGTTTATGAAATGAAAAATAAATTTACTCTCTTGTCGACCACAAAGCTGCTTATTGCTGTTTTGTTTTTGTGCACGCTGCACAATGCAAATGCCCAATGGTACGGTACTCCTCCAAGCAACTTTACCTGGTATTATTCTGATCAGGGAACCATTGCCCCTAGCGGATGCTCGCAATCATCACCTGTATTACAATACAATATAAGCCCGAATTCATATTTCATTGCATACAATTTTTCAGGAGTCGCAGGCACCACTTATACGTTCACACTTAATCCCACTATCAATGTATGTGCAACGGGTACCTGCGAGATTCAACTTTTCGATTACGCTTACAATCAATCTCCCGGCTCTGTAATCTTTGATCAGTTTGGTCCAATCCCCCAGACAAAAGTGTGGACATGTCCTGTTTCCAAAACATATTATTTATCTCTTTCCGATTGCAGCAACGGAGAATTATTTGGTGCGCTCGGTGTTGAAAATGTCACTTTCACTTATTCTTCGGATGGAGCCACCACTGCGCCAGCTTCCTGTGCCGTAAATGTTTCACCTTCTAATAATGCCACCTGCATGTCAACCGCTCAAACGCTCAACTGGGCGGCAGTCGGATGCGCCACAGGATATTATCTTTATTTAGGAACGGATGCAGCCGCAACAAATATTCAGAACGGATTGAATGTGGGAAATGTGCTGACCTATAATCCCGGTGCGCTGACCAACTGTACAAAATATTATTGGAAAGTTGTACCTTATAATGGAGTGGGCACCGGCACATGCTCTGCAGCTATCTGGAATTTTACAGTAGGCACATCACCAACAGCAGCTACCAGCATTACCGCATCTCCAAATCCGGTTTGCCTCGGAAGTTCATGTACGCTGACAAGGAATGCTGGCAATGCACAATGCGGAACATGGCAATGGTATTCCGGTGGATGCGGAAGCGGTTCATCCATCGGAACAGGAAATTCCATTGTGGTTACTCCCACCGTCTCCACCACGTATTATGTGAGAGCCGAAGCATGTGCCAACAGTATCTGCAGGTCAGTGACTGTGAACGTAAATACAATTCCCACTGCCGCAAGCGTGAGCGGTGCAGGAACATTTTGCGGAAGCACAACAATTACTGCAACGGGTGGAACCGGAGGAACCATGTACTGGCAAAATACAACCAGCGGAGGTACTTCTACTACCACTCCTTCAACATCACAGGTGGTCACTGCAAGCGGCACTTATTATTTTCGTCCATATAATTCCTGCGGATGGGGAACAGAAGGAAGCGTATCGGTGACAATAAATCCTTATCCGATTGTGAATGCAATAGGTGGAGGCGCTGCTTCGGTGATGGTTGGAAGTCAAACGCCAGCTTTTACAAATTCTACACCGGGCGGCACTTGGTCAATAACAAATGGCAGCGGCACGGCAACTATAAACGGAAGCGGTGTGGCAACAGGTATTTCTACAGGAACTGTAACTGTAAATTATTCTGTAACGGTCAATGGCTGCACTACCATAGTTACTGCTCCGCTTACAATCATTGCTTTCATGCCGGTTGAGTTGCTGAACTTTTCAGCAACCTGTGTGGATGCAACTGTCACCATAAACTGGACAACCGCTTCAGAAAAAGATAACGATTATTTTACGATTGCGCGCAGCGCTGATGCCCAAACATGGAATGAAATCGGAATTGTAAATGGAGCAGGCAACAGCTCCACCATTCATGACTATGAATTTATTGATGCAGAAGTTTCTTCTCAATACTCAATGCTCAATACCCAATACTATTATCGTTTAAAACAAACCGACTTTGACGGCAAGCATGAATACTTTAGTCCGGTTTCTGAATCCTGCTCAACAGGCGAATGGCAACTAGTCTTTGAAATTTTTTCAGATGATGTGCTTCATGGGAAATTATTTTTACCGGAAGATGCCGATGTTACGCTAAACATCATTGATTTGCAGGGAAGAATTATTTCCAGAGAGAAGGTGAGCGCATTAAAAGGATTCAATCTCTTACAAATGAACATCGGCAGTTTGGAGAATGGGCTTTATTTCATCAAAGTATATAATGAAAAGAAAAATATTTTGCGTAAGTTTGTCCGTTGATATTCCTTTGGAGTATCAGCGTAAGACATGAAAAAGTTTTTTCTTACATCTGCTTTCTCCCTTTTTATTTTTTACTTCTTACCTGCTCAAACCACCACTACCTTCCGCATCAGTTATAACTATGCCGCATTTGATTTGCCTGGCAACACCATTCAGGCGCCCAACAAAGATTATGTGCTGGGCGGAACTAATTTAACTTTTGGAGGAACCGGCAGCATTCTTCGCCTCGATACGGTGGGAGCAATCAAGTGGGCGAAAATTTATTCTCCCATCTGGGGAATCAACGATGTAAAAAATGTAACAGGAGGCGAATACATTGTATCCGGCTCAGTGGCTACCGGTGGCAATGCTGGTCTCGCGCTGATGCGTTTTAATTCTTCCGGAGGCGTGGTGTGGGGAAAATCTTTCAAGACATCTGCATTTAATGGAAGCAGCGAAGCCGGCAGCCGCGTGATTGAAACCAGCGATGGAGGATTTTTATCTGCCGGTTATACCTACGATATCGATCCCGATGGAGGAGGCGCTTTGCCCATTTTTGATTCGGCAAATTATTTTATTGTGAAAACAAACGGTGCAGGAGTTCTTTCCTGGGCAAAAGTAATTTTACCTACCACCGTCTATATAAACGACCATGTTCTGAATGATGTTGCCGAAGTAAGCGATGGATATATTTTCGTAGGCAACATGAGCGAGAACGGAGTGGTGGGGGATGATAATACAGATGCCATCATTCTCAAAACCGACTTCAGCGGAAATTTTCTCTGGATGAATAAGTACGGAGCATCCGGCTCTTCCCAATCTTTTAATTCTGCCGTTACGCTTGGTTCAGGCGAAGTTTTGATTTGCGGAACCAATGATACACGGACAACTTATCTGCGGATTAATTCTGTCGGAACAATTGCTTCCGGTTATCGCTACGGCTCTGCATTTCTTCCTGCTTTGGATGGATGGAGAATATTTCCTACAGCCGATGGAAATTATGCAATGATGGGAATGTATTTTTCTTTTTCATTTAATTCATTCATATTAAAAATAAACCCGGCTAACGGTGCAATCATATGGGGCAAAAGATACCCCGCGTTCGGAGGATTGTTTCCCGAAGGGCAGCAAACTGCCGATGGCGGATATGTGATGAACATGATGTCAGGAACTGTTTCATGGGATTATCTTGTTTTGAAAACCGATCCCACCGGACTAATTCCTTCTTCCGGATGCATTGCGCCAACAATATATAACCCCGCTGTTTCCGCGCATGGACTTTCTGCAACTGCTGTTACTCCAACATTTCTAACGGTATCTAACGAAAACGCCCTTGCCATTACTCCGCTGAATATTGCGCCCACCCGTTCAGTTGAATGTTCATACATTATGCCGGTTGAAATGTTGTCGTTCGAAGGCAAATCAAAAAACGATGGAGTGGAATTAACCTGGAGCACCGCATCGGAAAAGAACAATGATTATTTTGCCATTGAAAGAAGTGTTAATGCGGAAGAATGGGAAGAAGCAGGAAAAATTTCAGGCGCTGGAAATTCTTCCACCGTTCAGAATTATGAATTTGTAGATGCTGAAATTTCATCTCAATACTCAATGCTCAATACCCAATACTATTATCGCTTAAAGCAAACCGATTACGATGGCAGCTATGAATACTCAAAAATAATTTCAGTAAAACTTTCTCCGGCTGATGACTGGAAGTTAATCCTCAATAATTTTTCAGAAGATGAATTGAAAGGCAAACTTCTTGTCTCGGAAAAGGCAAATGTGGCGATTGATATTATGGATATGCAGGGAAGAATTATTCAGCGGGAAAAGTTAAATGCGCAGAAAGGTGTTAATCTGCTTGATGTGAACATTGCCCGCCTTGACCAGGGGCTTTACTTTATCAAAGCATATAATTCTGATAAAAATATTCTTAGCAAATTTGTTAAGAAGTAATTTTGTACCGATGAAAAAAATTATTCTTTCCTGTTTGATTGCGGTGGTGACAGCAGTAGCCGCTCCTGCGCAATCACCCGCTGGCTGGACAGCCGGCAATGAATCTCAAAAACGATTTATCGAAAACAAATCGCAGTTTGACGGGCGTGACCAACTCCCCGGTTCAAAAATTCTTTATGCGGTGGATCAGAACGGCACGCAGATTTATTTCACTAAAGAGGGCTTGACCTATCGCTTTGATGAGGTCTCACCCCAACACTCTTCAAAGGAGAGGGAGAATGAAAAACAAAAAGTCCTCCCCTTGGGGGAGGATTTAGGTGGGGCTTGGGCTGAGCATGAAAAAAACGAACGCAAAACAATTCACACCACAGACCTCGTTCACATGCAGTGGGCAAATGCAAATCAGGATGTAGAGATTATTGCCGAAGAAAAAACCGATGATTATTTCAGCTATACAAAAAGCAATAACGAAAACATCAACTACATCAAAGGATATAAAAAACTCATTTACAAAAACCTTTACCCGAACATTGATGTGGTGTATGAGTTTCCAAAAACCAAAGTCCTCCCCAATTCCTCCCCTGACGGGGGAGGTCAGGTGGGGGCTGGAGGGGCTTCAGGAATTAAATATTCCCTCATCCTTCATCCCGGAGCTGATGCATCGCAAATCAAAATGCTTTATTCAAATCCGTCATTGCGAGCGGAGCGAAGCAATCTCATAGTAGATGCAGAAGGAAACATACATATTAAAACTTTATTTGGAGACATCATTGACCACGCTCCCTTTACTTTTTATGCAGACAACAAAAAAGAAATCGCTTCTTCTTTTTTTTTAGACAACAACACGGTTGCCTTCTCCCTTCCTGATGGGGCTCATTCCTCCCCCAATGGGGGAGGTCAGGATGGGGCTTCTTCTACTATTGTTATCGACCCCTGGACTCAAACCCCCACCTTACCTAACTCAAACGGTGTGTGGGAATGTGAGCGCGATGGTGCAGGTAACGTTTATATCATTGGTGGAGATTCTCCTATGAAACTTTTGAAATATAATTCCGCAGGAGTTGTTCAATGGACGTATTCCACTCCATGGGATACTGCCAACGCATGGCTGGGAACTTTTGCAACTGATTTGGCAGGTAACTCTTATGTTACCTCCGGCTCAATTGCCGCCATGCAAAAAGTAAATACAAATGCGGGATTGGTTTGGAACTATACCGCACCAGCGTTCAGCACAGACGAATACTGGACAATTGCTTTCAACTGCGATCAGACGAAGTTGATAGTTGGCGGTACTACGGGAGTTGGCATTCCTCCACCATATATTTTGAATGGTGCTATTTTTAATATAGACGTGAATAATGGAAACATCATTGGTTCACCGAAGATTGTAGGTGCCATGTTTAATAATCCTCCAGCTATTTATATAAATGAAGTCAGGTCTATAACAACTTCCCCCAACGGCAAATTTTATTACTTAACGCTGGATACTATAGGGAGCATTTCTAATTTCTGTTCATCTTCATTATTTGCAAAAAGTCACGGATATAATTTTAACTACAAATGCGAAAACTTTCGCCCCAATAATGGTAACGGAGGAATGTCATCCATCAAAGCAAATAAAAATTTTATTTACACACAGAACGGGATAAATGTTCATAAGCGCTCGCTTGCTACGGGTGCAATAATTACAGCAGCAGCAATTCCGGGCGGAGTTTCTACTTCTTCCCTTGGAAGAAATATAGTAGGCAACAGCGGTATTGACATTGACTCCTGCGGTAATGTGTATGTGGGCTCAGCCAATCAGGTTATCAAGTACGATGCTAATCTGAACATACTCAGCGCGGTTGCTACTTCCTATGCCGTTTCGGATGTTGCTGTAAGTAACAGTGGCAACGTACTTGTGTGCGGAACAACGGGAAATTCTTCAAGCACTTTAAGAACTGGATCCATACAATCCATCAATATGTCGGCATGTAATCCAATTTCAGTTTCTCCATGCTGCGATGCTTCTGTTTGTTCAGCAGGTTACTATTGTATTAACAGTCCGGCCGACACATTAACTCCCGCAACATCAGGCGGAACATGGAGCGGAACCGGAATAACGGATACCGTAGCCGGAGTTTTTGATCCTGCTGTTGCAGGTGTGGGCAGTCATACGATTTATTACTCTCTTTCCTGCGGAAAAGATTCCATAACCATTGTTGTTAATTCCTGCTTGGTGTTAGATGCCTGCCAGAATATTGACGGAAGCATTACCATGTTAAATGGAACGGGTCCTTTCACTTGGTATAAGGATACAACCTATCAGGATTGCAGCCAGTGTTTATTCCCGGCAACTTGCCAGCCCCCAGCTGCTAACTGTCCTTTAATCGTTAATACATGGATAAGTTTTGCAATGGGAACAACCGTTTTTCCTGGATCGAACTATCCTATTCTTGTCATTAGCAGCACTGCGGATAGCGTACAAATAGATAGCTTGTCGCAATTGTCAAATTGTGTTGTGTCCGTTCAGGAAAATTTTACCAATGGCTGGAATTTGATTCTGGGAAATATTTCTGATAATAATCAACTTAACGGAACTTTATTCGCTGATGAAAATGCCGATGTGCTGATTAAGATAATTGATGCGCAGGGAAGAATCATTAAGACAAAAGGAATGAAGATTTCAAAAGGCGCCAATTTAATTCAGATGAATTTGAATGTAAATGGCGGTATGTATATCATTTCAATAGCTGATATCATGTCAAACCGCCAGATGATTAGAAAATTTGTAAAGGAATAGACCTCTAAGTTAAGTGGTATGATTAATTTTTATTCGGATAAATTGTGTTTTATTTTTGGAAAGAATTTTTATAGTCACTAAGTATTTCACATCAATATGAAAAAAATAGCATTACTCTTTTTCATTCTCCCGCTTTATTTATTTGCAGGAAAGAATGAAGCCGGCTGGAATTCTTCCGGTGAATCTCAAAAACGATTTATCGAAAACAAATCGCAGTTTGACGGGCGTGACAGATCACCCGATTCAAAAATTCTTTATGCAGTGGATCAGAACGGCACTCAGATTTATTTCACTAAAGAGGGCTTGACGTATCGCTTTGATAAAAAAGAAAAGAAGTATAAGGAAGAAAACGAGCGCGAAGAAAAAATTAATAGTGCGGAAGAATACATGGAGTACGAAAAGAAAGAACGGGAAATGATTACCACTACCGACTTCGTTCACATGCAATGGGCAAATGCAAATCCGGATGTAGAGGTTATTGCCGAAGAAAAAACCGATGATTATTTCAGCTACACAAAAGTTAACGGAGAAAACATCAACTACATCAAGGGCTATAAAAAACTCATTTACAAAAATCTTTACCCGAACATTGATGTGGAATATATATTTCCCGAAGGGAAAGAAGGAATTAAATATTCCCTCATCCTTCATCCCGGAGCGGATGCATCGCAAATCAAAATGCTTTATTCAAATCCGTCATTGAGAGCGGAGCGAAGCAATCTCTCCTTAGACAAAGAAGGCAACATACATATTCCAACTTTATTTGGCGACATCATTGATCACGCCCCCTTTACTTTTTACTCTGACAACAAAAAGGAAATAACTTCTTCCTTTGCTTTAGTGAACGATGTTGTAACTTTTTCCCTTCCCTTGGGGAAGGGTCAGGGATGGGCTTCTTCTACTATTGTAATCGATCCTTGGACTCAAACCCCCACCTTACCCAACTCAAACGGTGTGTGGGAATGTGAGCGGGATGGAGCAGGTAACGTTTATATCATAGGCGGTGATTCCCCGATGAAACTTTTGAAATACAATTCTGCCGGAGCAATCCAGTGGACGTATTCAACTCCGTATGATACCGCAAACAATTGGCTGGGAACTTTCGCCACTGATTTGTTGGGAAACAGTTATGTAACATCGGGATCAATTGCCGCCATGCAAAAAGTGAATACAAGTGCCGGATTGGTTTGGAACTATACTGCACCGATTTTTAGTGTTGACGAATA
This window encodes:
- a CDS encoding T9SS type A sorting domain-containing protein encodes the protein MKKIILSCLIAVVTAVAAPAQSPAGWTAGNESQKRFIENKSQFDGRDQLPGSKILYAVDQNGTQIYFTKEGLTYRFDEVSPQHSSKERENEKQKVLPLGEDLGGAWAEHEKNERKTIHTTDLVHMQWANANQDVEIIAEEKTDDYFSYTKSNNENINYIKGYKKLIYKNLYPNIDVVYEFPKTKVLPNSSPDGGGQVGAGGASGIKYSLILHPGADASQIKMLYSNPSLRAERSNLIVDAEGNIHIKTLFGDIIDHAPFTFYADNKKEIASSFFLDNNTVAFSLPDGAHSSPNGGGQDGASSTIVIDPWTQTPTLPNSNGVWECERDGAGNVYIIGGDSPMKLLKYNSAGVVQWTYSTPWDTANAWLGTFATDLAGNSYVTSGSIAAMQKVNTNAGLVWNYTAPAFSTDEYWTIAFNCDQTKLIVGGTTGVGIPPPYILNGAIFNIDVNNGNIIGSPKIVGAMFNNPPAIYINEVRSITTSPNGKFYYLTLDTIGSISNFCSSSLFAKSHGYNFNYKCENFRPNNGNGGMSSIKANKNFIYTQNGINVHKRSLATGAIITAAAIPGGVSTSSLGRNIVGNSGIDIDSCGNVYVGSANQVIKYDANLNILSAVATSYAVSDVAVSNSGNVLVCGTTGNSSSTLRTGSIQSINMSACNPISVSPCCDASVCSAGYYCINSPADTLTPATSGGTWSGTGITDTVAGVFDPAVAGVGSHTIYYSLSCGKDSITIVVNSCLVLDACQNIDGSITMLNGTGPFTWYKDTTYQDCSQCLFPATCQPPAANCPLIVNTWISFAMGTTVFPGSNYPILVISSTADSVQIDSLSQLSNCVVSVQENFTNGWNLILGNISDNNQLNGTLFADENADVLIKIIDAQGRIIKTKGMKISKGANLIQMNLNVNGGMYIISIADIMSNRQMIRKFVKE
- a CDS encoding T9SS type A sorting domain-containing protein, with protein sequence MKKFFLTSAFSLFIFYFLPAQTTTTFRISYNYAAFDLPGNTIQAPNKDYVLGGTNLTFGGTGSILRLDTVGAIKWAKIYSPIWGINDVKNVTGGEYIVSGSVATGGNAGLALMRFNSSGGVVWGKSFKTSAFNGSSEAGSRVIETSDGGFLSAGYTYDIDPDGGGALPIFDSANYFIVKTNGAGVLSWAKVILPTTVYINDHVLNDVAEVSDGYIFVGNMSENGVVGDDNTDAIILKTDFSGNFLWMNKYGASGSSQSFNSAVTLGSGEVLICGTNDTRTTYLRINSVGTIASGYRYGSAFLPALDGWRIFPTADGNYAMMGMYFSFSFNSFILKINPANGAIIWGKRYPAFGGLFPEGQQTADGGYVMNMMSGTVSWDYLVLKTDPTGLIPSSGCIAPTIYNPAVSAHGLSATAVTPTFLTVSNENALAITPLNIAPTRSVECSYIMPVEMLSFEGKSKNDGVELTWSTASEKNNDYFAIERSVNAEEWEEAGKISGAGNSSTVQNYEFVDAEISSQYSMLNTQYYYRLKQTDYDGSYEYSKIISVKLSPADDWKLILNNFSEDELKGKLLVSEKANVAIDIMDMQGRIIQREKLNAQKGVNLLDVNIARLDQGLYFIKAYNSDKNILSKFVKK